A genome region from Arachis duranensis cultivar V14167 chromosome 6, aradu.V14167.gnm2.J7QH, whole genome shotgun sequence includes the following:
- the LOC107491807 gene encoding protein FANTASTIC FOUR 1-like, translating into MINTFLKNKNIHLKLQQHHHQSPGLGLLTLPNHDEQPKRPPNVVESAMLMSHHYYSSPSTAIGFDDNGMTSCTESLGFESSNVRRLICDHQQEQELIHDENHDADVSDWRRNNMDRKESRGGRNSKVSRSFPPPLTSLNRNGQPSFFLRPARKDGRLELTQVRIQRQEILHACRQDGRLILHRIPDRTLFEEEQEQAAYDAAYHDEDEDEDEDENEDEDEYEHAAYHEEDEAVYYDKDEDEDEDKDEEQEEYEYEHEHEQEVIIANGKDDQRSRYGNELRRCHEMVNMNVNMNMNHHHDHRHQHLQLCGISIV; encoded by the coding sequence ATGATCAATACTTTTCTAAAAAACAAGAACATTCACTTGAAGCTTCAACAGCATCACCATCAATCGCCAGGGTTAGGTCTCCTCACTCTCCCTAACCATGATGAACAACCCAAGAGGCCTCCCAATGTTGTGGAATCAGCCATGTTAATGAGCCATCATTATTATTCTTCTCCATCCACCGCCATTGGATTTGATGACAATGGAATGACATCATGCACAGAAAGTCTTGGATTCGAGAGTTCAAACGTGAGGCGCCTCATCTGTGATCATCAACAGGAACAAGAATTGATCCATGACGAGAATCATGATGCTGATGTTTCGGATTGGAGGAGGAATAATATGGACCGGAAAGAGAGCCGAGGGGGGAGGAATTCGAAGGTGAGTAGGTCATTTCCACCGCCTTTGACGTCACTGAACCGCAACGGACAACCGAGTTTCTTTCTCCGTCCCGCGAGGAAGGACGGCAGGTTAGAACTCACACAAGTTAGAATTCAACGGCAGGAGATCCTTCACGCATGTCGGCAGGATGGACGGTTGATATTACACCGCATTCCTGACCGTACTCTCtttgaagaagaacaagaacaagccgCATATGATGCTGCTTATCACGACGAAGACGAGGACGAAGACGAAGACGAAAACGAAGACGAAGACGAATATGAACATGCTGCTTATCACGAAGAAGACGAAGCTGTTTATTACGACAAAGACGAAGACGAAGACGAAGACAAAGACGAAGAGCAAGAGGAATATGAATATGAACATGAACATGAACAAGAAGTAATAATTGCAAATGGAAAAGATGATCAACGGAGTAGATATGGAAATGAGTTGAGGAGGTGTCACGAGATGGTGAATATGAACGTGAACATGAATATGAATCACCATCATGATCACCGGCATCAACACCTGCAATTGTGTGGAATAAGCATTGTGTGA